From Prochlorococcus sp. MIT 1223, the proteins below share one genomic window:
- the rpsK gene encoding 30S ribosomal protein S11 has product MATPTKKTGSKKVKRNVPNGVVHIQSTFNNTIVSITDTAGQVISWSSAGASGFKGARKGTPFAAQTAAEAAARRALEQGMRQIEVLVRGPGSGRETAIRALQVAGLEITLIRDVTPLPHNGCRRPKRRRV; this is encoded by the coding sequence ATGGCCACTCCAACTAAGAAAACCGGCTCTAAAAAGGTTAAGCGCAACGTCCCAAATGGCGTAGTGCATATTCAAAGCACCTTCAATAACACAATTGTTTCTATTACGGATACCGCTGGACAAGTAATTTCTTGGTCCTCAGCTGGTGCTAGTGGATTCAAAGGTGCCAGGAAAGGCACGCCTTTCGCAGCCCAGACTGCAGCCGAAGCAGCAGCTAGAAGGGCCCTTGAGCAAGGTATGCGTCAAATAGAAGTTCTAGTTCGAGGTCCTGGTTCAGGTCGTGAGACTGCCATTAGAGCTTTACAAGTAGCTGGACTTGAGATCACATTGATTAGGGATGTAACTCCACTTCCTCATAACGGATGTAGGCGTCCAAAACGCAGACGCGTTTAA
- the rpmJ gene encoding 50S ribosomal protein L36, with protein sequence MKVRASVKKMCEKCRVIRRHGRVMVICTATQKHKQRQG encoded by the coding sequence ATGAAGGTGCGAGCCTCAGTCAAGAAAATGTGTGAAAAGTGCCGGGTTATTCGACGCCACGGCCGAGTTATGGTCATTTGTACTGCAACTCAAAAACACAAACAGCGTCAGGGGTAA
- the secY gene encoding preprotein translocase subunit SecY: MLVSRGRNPSAGEVVTQLLLNKELRGRVLTTLALLLLVRLGIYIPLPGIDREAFKTFIEQGGQLLGFLDIFTGGGISTLGIFALGILPFINASIIIQLLTAALPQLEDLQKNEGEAGRRKISQITRYVALGWGFAQSIVFALILRNYAIESLSEVSFVLQTSLALVTGSMIVMWLSEIITEKGIGQGASLVIFLNIVATLPKALSSTIEKAQTGDRSDVVGIIVLLLVFLITIVGIIFVQEGARRIPIVSAKRQIGGTALLPSRQSYLPLKLNAGGVMPIIFASALIFLPITIANITKNPLLIRAASSLNPSAANPWPYALTFFALILGFAYFYASLTINPVDISANLKRGGVAIPGVRPGSATANYLSGVQNRLTLLGGLFLGSVAIIPAAVERATNVQTFQGLGATSLLILVGVAIDTAKQVQTYVISQRYEGLVRQ, translated from the coding sequence ATGTTAGTTAGCAGGGGTCGTAATCCAAGTGCAGGTGAAGTAGTAACTCAGTTATTGCTAAATAAAGAGTTGCGTGGAAGAGTGTTAACAACTTTAGCTCTTTTGCTTCTTGTTCGTTTAGGTATCTACATCCCACTGCCAGGTATAGATAGAGAGGCTTTTAAAACCTTTATTGAGCAAGGGGGACAGCTATTAGGTTTTTTAGATATTTTCACCGGAGGGGGTATATCTACTTTAGGTATCTTTGCGCTTGGAATATTACCTTTCATCAACGCTTCGATAATTATTCAATTACTTACAGCGGCTTTACCACAATTAGAAGATTTACAAAAAAATGAAGGAGAAGCTGGAAGAAGAAAGATCTCCCAAATCACTCGTTATGTAGCTCTTGGATGGGGATTTGCCCAAAGCATAGTATTTGCGTTGATTTTAAGAAACTATGCAATAGAAAGCTTGAGTGAAGTTTCTTTTGTTCTTCAGACTTCCTTGGCTTTAGTAACTGGATCAATGATTGTTATGTGGCTAAGTGAGATTATTACGGAGAAAGGTATAGGCCAGGGAGCTTCATTAGTTATTTTTTTGAATATTGTTGCGACACTGCCAAAAGCTCTTAGTTCCACTATAGAGAAAGCGCAAACTGGAGATAGAAGTGATGTGGTTGGAATTATTGTTCTTCTTCTTGTCTTTTTAATAACAATTGTGGGAATTATTTTTGTGCAAGAGGGTGCAAGGAGAATTCCTATAGTTAGTGCTAAAAGACAAATTGGGGGGACTGCTTTATTGCCAAGTAGACAAAGTTATCTTCCTCTGAAGTTAAATGCAGGTGGAGTTATGCCCATAATCTTTGCCTCAGCTTTGATATTCCTCCCGATAACAATTGCAAATATAACTAAAAACCCCCTTTTAATTCGCGCTGCGAGTTCTTTAAATCCTAGTGCAGCTAACCCTTGGCCTTATGCATTGACTTTCTTTGCTCTAATTCTTGGTTTTGCTTATTTTTATGCATCTTTAACGATTAACCCTGTTGATATCTCTGCAAATTTGAAAAGGGGTGGGGTTGCTATCCCTGGAGTTAGGCCTGGGAGTGCCACAGCCAATTATCTTTCAGGTGTTCAAAATCGATTAACTTTACTTGGAGGATTATTCTTGGGTTCAGTTGCAATTATTCCTGCAGCGGTTGAAAGAGCAACTAATGTTCAGACTTTTCAGGGTTTAGGCGCTACTTCTTTGTTAATACTTGTTGGTGTGGCTATTGATACTGCTAAACAAGTTCAAACATATGTCATATCGCAAAGATATGAAGGTCTTGTTAGGCAGTAG
- the rpsE gene encoding 30S ribosomal protein S5, giving the protein MTDTKSQSKNTESSTGSNVPAAEGQKEQRRGRGGERRGRRRDRQGQERDSEWQERVVQIRRVSKTVKGGKKMSFRAIIVVGNERGQVGVGVGKAGDVIGAVRKGVADGKKHLVKVPLTRNSSIPTISNGRDGAASVLIRPAAPGTGVIAGGSIRTVLELAGIKNVLAKRLGSKTPLNNARAAMVALSDLRTHKATAKERGISLEQIYS; this is encoded by the coding sequence ATGACTGACACAAAATCACAATCTAAAAATACTGAATCTTCAACAGGTTCTAACGTTCCGGCAGCAGAAGGTCAGAAGGAACAACGCAGAGGACGCGGCGGAGAAAGACGCGGGCGACGTAGAGACAGACAAGGCCAAGAAAGAGATTCTGAATGGCAAGAAAGGGTTGTTCAAATTAGAAGGGTTTCTAAAACGGTCAAAGGTGGAAAAAAGATGAGCTTTCGAGCAATAATTGTTGTTGGAAATGAAAGGGGTCAAGTTGGAGTTGGTGTTGGTAAAGCTGGAGATGTGATTGGAGCTGTTCGAAAAGGTGTTGCTGATGGTAAGAAACATTTAGTAAAAGTTCCTTTAACACGAAATAGTTCTATCCCAACAATTTCTAATGGGCGTGACGGAGCGGCTAGTGTTCTGATTCGTCCAGCTGCACCTGGTACTGGAGTAATTGCAGGAGGCTCTATTCGAACTGTCTTAGAATTAGCTGGAATTAAAAATGTTTTAGCTAAGAGGTTAGGAAGTAAGACTCCTTTAAATAATGCTCGTGCTGCAATGGTGGCTTTATCCGATTTAAGAACTCATAAAGCAACTGCCAAAGAGAGAGGCATTTCCCTCGAACAGATTTACTCATGA
- the rplO gene encoding 50S ribosomal protein L15 → MKPTLDSLKSNIGSRRRKLRKGRGIAAGQGASCGFGMRGQKSRSGRPTRPGFEGGQMPLYRRVPKQKHFQLINQKSFTVINVSDLNKLKTGTTVNLDSLVKEKIVTSPKHPLKILGKGKLEVKLTVQAAAFTASAKTKIEAAGGACEIY, encoded by the coding sequence ATGAAACCAACTCTGGATTCCCTTAAATCAAATATTGGCTCTCGTAGAAGAAAGCTAAGAAAAGGCAGAGGAATTGCAGCAGGGCAAGGAGCTAGCTGTGGTTTTGGTATGCGTGGTCAAAAATCTCGCTCAGGTCGCCCAACTCGCCCTGGATTTGAAGGTGGTCAAATGCCTTTATATAGAAGAGTTCCTAAACAAAAGCATTTTCAATTAATTAATCAAAAGTCTTTTACTGTAATTAATGTATCTGATTTAAATAAATTAAAGACTGGAACCACGGTGAATTTAGATTCATTAGTAAAAGAAAAAATAGTTACTAGTCCTAAGCATCCTTTGAAGATCTTAGGTAAAGGGAAATTAGAAGTTAAATTGACAGTACAAGCAGCAGCTTTTACTGCATCCGCTAAAACAAAGATAGAAGCTGCCGGCGGGGCTTGTGAAATCTACTAG
- the rplR gene encoding 50S ribosomal protein L18, protein MATLSRKQQTQKRHKRLRRNLSGTSQKPRLAVFRSNNHIYAQVIDDDSQSTICAASTIEKDLRVNLKSNGSNCDASKAVGELVAQRALSKGVQQVVFDRGGNIYHGRVKALAEAAREAGLEF, encoded by the coding sequence ATGGCCACACTTTCAAGAAAACAACAAACTCAAAAAAGGCACAAAAGGCTTAGGAGGAATTTATCTGGGACCTCTCAAAAGCCTCGTCTTGCAGTTTTTCGCTCGAATAATCACATTTATGCCCAAGTAATAGATGATGATTCTCAAAGCACTATTTGTGCAGCATCTACTATCGAGAAAGACTTAAGAGTTAACCTCAAATCCAATGGTAGTAATTGCGATGCATCTAAAGCTGTTGGCGAACTTGTTGCTCAAAGAGCTTTATCAAAAGGTGTTCAGCAAGTAGTGTTTGATCGAGGGGGTAATATTTACCACGGTAGAGTTAAAGCTCTCGCGGAAGCAGCTCGAGAAGCAGGTCTTGAATTCTAA
- a CDS encoding adenylate kinase: MKKRLLFLGPPGAGKGTQASIFCKNNGFLHLSTGDLLRQEVSAKTPLGREAALIMNKGELVSDSIVLSIVQKNLSNQDKSWLLDGFPRNLSQAKSLERLLKQIEQPIDAVISIEINDEVLIKRLLARGRDDDNEDVIKNRLVVYREKTEPLIGYYASRGLIKSIEGDAEIDIVANLIQKALN; the protein is encoded by the coding sequence ATGAAAAAAAGACTTCTTTTCCTTGGACCACCAGGAGCTGGTAAAGGAACTCAAGCTTCCATTTTTTGTAAGAATAATGGGTTCTTACATTTATCGACTGGTGACTTATTAAGGCAGGAAGTCTCGGCAAAAACTCCTCTTGGGCGAGAAGCCGCATTAATTATGAATAAAGGAGAGTTAGTAAGCGATTCAATAGTTTTATCAATTGTTCAGAAAAACTTATCAAATCAAGATAAATCTTGGTTATTAGATGGCTTTCCTCGAAATTTATCTCAAGCAAAGTCTTTGGAGCGACTGCTAAAACAAATTGAACAACCTATAGACGCAGTAATTTCTATAGAAATAAATGATGAAGTGCTTATAAAGCGTCTTTTGGCAAGAGGTAGAGATGATGATAATGAAGATGTAATTAAGAATAGGTTGGTGGTATATAGAGAGAAAACTGAACCATTAATTGGATATTATGCTAGTCGTGGACTAATTAAGTCTATTGAAGGAGATGCTGAAATTGATATTGTGGCGAATCTGATCCAGAAAGCTTTAAATTGA
- the rpsM gene encoding 30S ribosomal protein S13: MARIAGIDIPREKRVEVALTYIYGIGLTRAKTILDQAGVNPDIRVKDLDDGDVQKLRIATESFTLEGDLRRQEGMALKRLQDIGCVRGRRHRMSLPVRGQRTRTNARTRRGSRKTVAGRKK, encoded by the coding sequence GTGGCACGGATTGCAGGCATCGACATACCTCGTGAAAAGCGAGTGGAAGTTGCTCTCACATACATCTATGGCATTGGCCTTACAAGAGCCAAGACCATCCTCGATCAAGCAGGAGTTAATCCTGATATTCGTGTTAAGGACTTGGATGATGGAGATGTGCAGAAACTCAGGATTGCGACTGAATCATTCACTCTTGAAGGTGATTTACGCCGTCAAGAAGGAATGGCTCTTAAAAGATTGCAGGACATCGGATGCGTTAGAGGCCGTCGGCATCGAATGAGTCTCCCAGTTAGGGGGCAACGCACACGCACTAATGCACGTACTCGTCGTGGCTCGAGAAAAACTGTCGCGGGTAGAAAGAAATAA